Proteins from a single region of Dictyostelium discoideum AX4 chromosome 5 chromosome, whole genome shotgun sequence:
- a CDS encoding leucine-rich repeat-containing protein (Similar to LRR~Similar to VHP), translating into MIANKDKVYIYDVYSYFEDIDYDNIKNNKNNNNNKSVLINSSNNNNNNNNNNNNNNNNNNNNNNNNNNNNNNNNNNNNNNNNNNNNNNGYIEPNLLSYYEEKESVNSKSGNNNYNNSKNKIQLQHREIKIGSYINTEVNYKQVNSDSSNSNNNNNNSYQDNLPISSYQENIDDDGGSNEYEEEREEEQYDIEPNSNIINSDAKTINYTPDIYSPPVNNSNRSSINNNNNNFNATHQPIIINNNNNNNQQQKQQYHQQYHHHQQQQQQQQQQQKQQQQQQQQQQYQQYQQQLLNSSNLISQLNRYCGKSKDYKGKDWNGEFQTLLTQENSEQKFRKLSNLAKDFVSTAKSYATVIINELCVPLEMKTIKPVEIGGFAGGLKYHCHGILFKFAMDTLLNKECWMYGGTTQGGPRDDFAAKAASNELKGLVSYYMAGVPGLNYPLMALIDYKGFRLIALSVLPISSDTIKYGSSDSGSTVHNSIPDLNEKMKEAGRKLNLKSHRVGSIADQSNILSSPGDIEAHLGEDKRYYVIDFSRTFPPESITKQPNLNKRSIFYNLLRPEFVSKWKVPLCSDSFSGWQRNDPNKLTHNKEVIEATEYLVNDLVKQCAARLDSQDKDGIVKTKQNQQTSQISSASSTTVKLELPSDFNEIKNNFAKKFLPIFQKRFENISLNFQDSPTTQNEFESSINYNLFNSIDSTTSSSQSSNLNSNNSNNNNNQSNISPTTKSVNNTTTTTTTTTTTTTTTATTTNTNDNNTNNNTNNNNNNNTMKFKPMNPIKNEVPQQLSRIIEEMHRMGINIRHMGRVRFYSKSKAIRDLLLMEMAARSIKTIIRNEMRLKMKEEQGSEEPFKEIVIEIFNSVLDIQSPLWKRILESIKSKYFMAFLKLNDDNDNSDNSDDDDNNNNDDSSIIDNDSEEKQQQQQSSSPPTPQDDDNKSIISSVYSMGSKMKEDIDENWMEGINLKNLIDRLQLLSGISFSQMAQYEFARDPFRFQFVDSDIQEISANVKHMNIIDYAEGMALSMSSKSKFGRDRLRLLKMSAHKFQISLKSNPDNFNCMCQLGRTLIQQAETLSQITGMLGKNLYLKTLEDGILKFLDALSIAPNFTPAHYELAHVYILLAQYYQLNLYKSSKYYKNASHHFMKAIETFEINKNNYLNNSGNGIGGSGGGGGSSGDNCNNDFESDYYFLKNQKNQEEEEEEEDKNEEKEEDILNGNKVKKTIIKDIELLFKKGIEGSSSYIIGVSIICQALEKLFPNDSEILLLLGKSYIYRPYYDDGSANGKSKAKDYQYQNNKEFYYKEATNDFHRVLLINIELKHKVFEVAHDIWLKSKTGNRKLYYPAANIFRLLIKENFYRENKVYSMYADSLLEILKMEFNPPPQQSLPKSSSSSSSSSTRTTSTPSPSSPSPSPSIENSPILKSTPSLPLTSISSMTPTPMIQPTLPSGYLSESTILFEHLFTIGNQYIIDKFESSMVNQREEICDFIKMSNHSKLIKNKLIEISKTKKLIKLDLSRTLIGDQDLNSVGEIFGNQLEDLDLSHCPLISDFGVSEFLSTFGLKSLQSLSLAGNLIADKTIQIISNFCPQIQRLDIHNCTFINSESLSLLCQISKLKNLNLSKCKVSNDNILSFYQPIPQQSQQQPQLQQPQQIQSPQQPNLQKQLSFNNGITQQIQSPPPPPPQQQQQPYINNQLFELIIRNQSRISDEGFKRFQSWHCLKILDLSGCSKVSDNIFLKLPKCLNLEQLILEACYNLTDVSVIGFSQQMPNLWKLSLKGCKFITDRSIDSLTNNCKKIKDLKLSRCHSLTNESVEWIANRINLTLERIDLSMCPQIAESALIQILERCDQLSSINFSENPKVSDDLITVINERFPNLVDLRLDSCGKISSDGLNLSNLIQLKTLSIIKSQIYHNSLSLLTCTLLNLTSLSLKGCFQLTDTSFFSIGQLKQLESLDLSENYRLLDSSMVYICRNLTKLKRLDISSCLRLTTKTFFLIGKYLTKISELVLSGCGNLNDASLIYISENLLAIQQLDISGCQMITDKGIASLANNQVHLQVVSLKDCNSISQQSIDILKTKCPLFKLVRLSLHSLPLVGELMNSPTTDILKPINFNVGTTEEWKQISLEKRKKEMERKEKEKQKEKEKALAPKYLDFNNEKLTYHKILNYKNDNLKLDPMHLEKYLKEDEFIRIFQVKIENFNLLPLWQRNERKRLNGLF; encoded by the exons ATGATTGCAAACAAGGATAAAGTTTATATTTATGACGTTTATTCTTACTTTGAGGATATAGattatgataatattaaaaataataaaaataataataataataaaagtgtattaataaatagtagtaacaacaacaataacaataacaataataacaacaacaacaacaacaacaacaataataataataataataataataataataataataataataataataataataataataataataataataataataataataatggttatATTGAACCAAATTTATTGTCATATtatgaagaaaaagaaagtgTAAATAGTAaaagtggtaataataattataataatagtaaaaataagaTTCAGCTTCAACatagagaaattaaaataggATCATATATAAATACAGAGGTTAATTATAAACAGGTTAATAGtgatagtagtaatagtaataataataataataatagttatcaagataatttaccaattagTAGTTATCAAGAAAATatagatgatgatggtgggaGTAATGAATATGAAGAAGAAAGAGAAGAAGAACAATATGATATTGAaccaaatagtaatattattaatagtgatgcaaaaactataaattacACACCTGATATTTATTCACCACCtgtaaataattcaaatcggagtagtataaataataataataataattttaatgcaACACATCAaccaataattattaataataataataataataatcaacaacaaaaacaacaatatcatcaacaatatcatcatcatcaacaacaacaacaacaacaacaacaacaacaaaaacaacaacaacaacaacaacaacaacaacaatatcaacaatatcaacaacaattattaaattcatcaaatttaatatcacAATTAAATAGATATTGTGGAAAGAGTAAAGATTATAAAGGTAAAGATTGGAATGGTGAATTTCAAACGTTATTAACTCAAGAGAATAGTGAACAAAAGTTTagaaaattatcaaatttagcAAAGGATTTTGTTTCAACTGCAAAATCATATGCAACCGTTATTATCAATGAATTATGTGTACCATTGGAGATGAAAACTATTAAACCTGTTGAAATTGGTGGATTTGCAGGTGGATTGAAATATCATTGTCATGGTATACTATTTAAGTTTGCAATGGATACATTGTTGAATAAGGAATGTTGGATGTATGGTGGTACCACCCAAGGTGGACCAAGGGATGACTTTGCAGCCAAAGCAGCATCTAACGAATTGAAAGGATTGGTTAGTTATTATATGGCGGGTGTTCCAGGATTGAATTACCCATTGATGGCATTAATCGATTACAAAGGGTTCCGATTGATTGCACTGTCGGTATTGCCCATTTCAAGTGACACCATCAAGTATGGATCCTCCGATAGCGGTTCAACCGTGCACAATTCAATACCCGACCTTAACGAGAAAATGAAAGAAGCAGGaaggaaattaaatttaaaatcgcATAGAGTTGGCTCGATAGCCGACCAATCGAATATTCTCTCCTCACCTGGTGATATTGAAGCTCATTTAGGTGAGGATAAAAGATATTATGTAATCGACTTTAGTCGTACCTTCCCACCAGAATCAATTACAAAACAACCAAATCTAAATAAAAGAAGTATTTTCTATAATCTACTTAGACCAGAGTTTGTAAGTAAATGGAAAGTGCCACTTTGTAGTGACTCTTTCTCTGGTTGGCAAAGAAATGACCCAAACAAATTAACACACAATAAAGAAGTTATTGAAGCAACTGAATATTTAGTTAATGATTTGGTGAAACAATGCGCTGCAAGATTAGATAGTCAAGATAAAGATGGTATAGTTAAAACCAAGCAAAATCAACAAACCTCTCAAATTTCATCTGCATCATCAACCACTGTAAAACTTGAATTACCTTcagattttaatgaaattaaaaataattttgcaAAGAAATTCTTAccaatttttcaaaaaagatttgaaaatatctctttaaattttcaagatAGTCCAACAACtcaaaatgaatttgaatcttcaataaattataatttatttaattcaattgattcaacaACATCTTCTTCACaatcttcaaatttaaatagtaataatagtaacaataataataatcaaagtAATATTTCACCAACTACTAAATCTGTTAAtaatacaactacaactacaactacaactacaacaactacaactactactgCAACcactacaaatacaaatgatAACAACACTAATAACaacactaataataataataataataatacaatgaAATTTAAACCAATGAATCCAATAAAGAATGAAGTACCACAACAATTATCAAGAATTATTGAAGAAATGCATAGAATGGGTATTAATATTAGACATATGGGTAGAGTTagattttattcaaaatcaaaagcAATTagagatttattattaatggaGATGGCAGCaagatcaattaaaacaatcatTAGAAATGAAATGagattaaaaatgaaagaagAACAAGGTTCAGAAGAACCATTCAAAGAGATTGTAATTGAAATCTTTAATTCAGTATTAGATATTCAATCACCACTTTGGAAAAGAATTTTAGAAtctataaaatcaaaatattttatggcatttttaaaattaaatgatgataatgataatagtgataatagtgatgatgatgataataataataatgatgatagtagtataattgataatgatagtgaagagaaacaacaacaacaacaatcatcatcaccaccaacaccacaagatgatgataataaatcaataatatcatCAGTTTATTCAATGGGTAGTAAAATGAAAGAAGACATTGATGAGAATTGGATGGAAGGTATTAATTTAAAGAACTTAATTGATAGATTACAATTGTTAAGTGGTATTTCATTTTCACAGATGGCACAGTACGAATTTGCAAGGGATCCATTTAGATTTCAATTTGTTGATTCAGATATTCAAGAGATTAGTGCAAATGTGAAACATATGAATATCATTGATTATGCTGAGGGTATGGCATTGTCAATGTCATCGAAATCAAAATTTGGTAGAGATAGATTAAGATTATTGAAAATGTCTGCACACAAATTCCAAATCTCATTAAAAAGTAATCCagataatttcaattgtatgTGTCAATTAGGTAGAACATTAATTCAACAAGCAGAGACATTATCACAAATCACTGGTATGTTGGGTAAAAATCTTTATCTAAAGACATTGGAAGatggaattttaaaatttttagatgCTCTATCAATAGCTCCAAATTTTACACCTGCCCATTATGAATTGGCTCatgtttatattttattagcacaatattatcaattgaacctatataaatcttcaaaatattataaaaatgcATCTCATCATTTTATGAAAGCAATTGaaacttttgaaattaataaaaataattatttaaataatagtggtaatggtattggtggtagtggtggtggtggtggtagtagtggagataattgtaataatgatTTCGAATCtgattactattttttaaaaaatcaaaaaaatcaagaagaagaagaggaagaagaagataaaaatgaagaaaaagaagaagatattttaaatggtaataaagttaaaaaaacaattattaaagatattgaattattatttaaaaaaggtaTTGAAGGTTCATCAAGTTATATTATTGGTGTTTCAATAATTTGTCAAGCATTAGAGAAATTATTTCCAAATGATTCagagattttattattgttgggTAAATCTTATATTTATAGACCTTATTATGATGATGGTAGCGCCAATGGTAAATCTAAAGCAAAagattatcaatatcaaaataataaagaattctATTATAAAGAGGCAACAAATGATTTCCATAgagtattattaataaatattgaattaaagCATAAAGTTTTTGAAGTTGCTCATGATATTTGGTTAAAGAGTAAAACTGGTAATcgtaaattatattatccCGCTGCAAATATATTTAGATTACTAATTAAAGAGAATTTTTATCGtgaaaataaagtttattCAATGTATGCTGATTCATtattagaaattttaaaaatggaatttaatccaccaccacaacaatcattacctaaatcatcatcatcatcatcatcatcatcaacaagaacaacatcaacaccatcaccatcgtCGCCATCACCATCgccatcaattgaaaattcaccaattttaaaatcaacaccatcattaccattaacatcaatatcatcaatgacaccaacaccaatgaTACAACCAACTTTACCATCTGGATATTTATCAGAATCAACTATACTTTTTGAacatttatttacaattggtAATCAAtatataattgataaatttgaatcatcAATGGTGAATCAACGTGAAGAAATTTGTGATTTTATAAAGATGTCAAatcattcaaaattaataaagaataagttaattgaaatttcaaaaacaaagaaattaattaaactgGATTTAAGTAGGACATTAATTGGTGAtcaagatttaaattcaGTTGGTGAAATATTTGGTAACCAGTTGGAGGATTTAGATCTTTCACATTGTCCTTTAATTAGTGATTTCGGAGTTTCAGAATTTCTTTCAACTTTTGgtttaaaatcattacaaTCCTTATCATTGGCTGGTAATTTAATTGCTGATAAAACCATTcaaatcatttcaaatttttgtCCACAAATTCAAAGATTAGATATTCACAATTGTACATTTATAAACTCTGAATCATTATCTTTACTTTgtcaaatttcaaaattaaaaaatttaaatttatcaaaatgtaaagtttcaaatgataatattttatcattttatcAACCAATCCCACAAcaatctcaacaacaacctcaacttcaacaacctcaacaaattcaatcaccacaacaaccaaatttacaaaaacaattatcatttaataatggaataacacaacaaattcaatcaccaccaccaccaccaccacaacaacaacaacaaccatatattaataatcaattatttgaattaataattagaAATCAAAGTAGAATATCAGATGAAGgatttaaaagatttcaaTCATGGCATTGTTTAAAGATTTTAGATTTATCAGGTTGTTCAAAAGTATCggataatatatttttaaagttaCCAAAATGTTTAAATCTTGAACAATTGATATTGGAAGCATGTTATAATTTAACCGATGTATCAGTTATTGGATTTTCACAACAAATGCCAAATCTTTGGAAACTTTCATTAAAAGGTTGTAAATTTATTACTGATAGATCAATCGATAGTTTAacaaataattgtaaaaagattaaagatttgaaattatCACGTTGTCATTCATTAACCAATGAATCAGTGGAATGGATTGCAAATAGAATCAATTTAACATTGGAAAGAATCGATTTATCAATGTGTCCACAAATTGCAGAATCAgcattaattcaaattttagaGAGATGTGATCAACTTTCTTCAATAAACTTTTCAGAGAATCCAAAAGTTTCCGATGATTTAATTACGGTTATCAATGAAAGGTTCCCGAATCTTGTTGATCTTAGATTGGATTCTTGTGGTAAAATCTCATCGGATGGTTTAAatctttcaaatttaattcaattgaaaactttatcaattataaaatcaCAAATTTATCATAACTCATTATCATTGTTAACATGTACTCTATTGAATTTAACAAGTTTATCTTTGAAAGGTTGTTTCCAGTTAACTGACACTTCCTTCTTTTCCATTGGTCAATTGAAACAATTGGAAAGTTTAGATCTATCAGAAAACTATAGATTATTAGATAGTTCAATGGTTTACATTTGTAGAAATTTAACAAAGTTAAAACGTTTGGATATCTCCTCTTGTTTACGTTTAACCACTAAAACCTTTTTCTTGATTGGCAAGTATCTAACTAAAATCAGTGAATTGGTCCTCTCAGGTTGTGGTAATCTCAATGATGCTTCTCTAATTTATATCTCTGAGAATCTATTGGCAATTCAACAATTGGATATATCAGGTTGTCAAATGATCACTGATAAAGGTATAGCTTCTTTGGCAAATAATCAAGTTCATCTTCAAGTGGTATCTTTAAAGGATTGTAATTCAATCTCTcaacaatcaattgatataCTTAAAACTAAATGTCCCCTTTTTAAATTGGTACGTTTATCTTTACATTCTTTACCATTGGTTGGCGAATTAATGAATTCTCCAACAACTGATATCCTAAAaccaatcaatttcaatgttGGTACAACTGAAGAATGGAAACAAATCTCtttagaaaaaagaaaaaaagaaatggaaagaaaagaaaaagaaaaacaaaaagaaaaagaaaaagctTTAGCTCCAAaatatttagattttaataatgaaaaattaacttatcataaaattttaaattataaaaatgataatttaaaattagatcCGATGCATTTAGAa aaaTATCTTAAAGAAGATGAATTTATTAGAATATTCCaagttaaaattgaaaattttaatttattaccattatggCAAAGAAATGAAAGAAAGAGGTTAAAtggattattttaa